One window of Pleurodeles waltl isolate 20211129_DDA chromosome 3_1, aPleWal1.hap1.20221129, whole genome shotgun sequence genomic DNA carries:
- the LOC138283319 gene encoding indolethylamine N-methyltransferase-like, which yields MASDFTGKQIYQQDFDPRDYLDTYYGAKNGVFIKDGFMEFVLRKLHNVFTTGGVKGDTLIDIGPGPAIYQELSACEAFKEIIAADFTDRNREYLERWLKNEPGMFDWTPAVKFVCDLEGRSKNAAEKQEKLRKTIKRIVKCDVTKSNPLEPLVLPKVDCVMTLGCLECACKDHNTYQNVLKNLSSLLKVGGHLIITNILGSSSFLSGTKRFSLLNLDEEFLRKAVTEAGFVFEDLEVLHRDYDKVMFDICDHCSSIFFLARKVKEVQ from the exons ATGGCTTCAGATTTTACCGGGAAACAAATCTATCAGCAGGATTTTGACCCCAGAGACTATCTGGACACATACTACGGGGCTAAGAATGGAGTCTTTATTAAGGACGGTTTTATGGAATTCGTGCTGAGAAAACTTCACAATGTATTCACAACAG GTGGAGTGAAGGGAGACACCCTGATAGACATTGGCCCTGGACCTGCCATCTACCAGGAACTGTCAGCCTGTGAGGCATTCAAAGAGATCATCGCAGCTGATTTCACAGACCGAAACCGCGAGTACCTGGAGCGATGGCTGAAGAACGAGCCAGGAATGTTTGACTGGACCCCAGCTGTGAAGTTTGTTTGTGATCTTGAAGGGCGCAG taaaaatgctgcagaaaaacAAGAGAAACTGAGGAAAACTATCAAGCGAATTGTAAAATGTGATGTCACAAAAAGTAACCCCCTGGAACCTTTAGTGCTGCCGAAGGTGGACTGTGTGATGACACTTGGCTGCCTGGAGTGTGCCTGTAAGGATCACAATACTTACCAGAATGTTCTGAAGAACCTTTCATCTTTGCTGAAGGTTGGAGGTCACCTCATCATCACCAACATCCTCGGGAGCAgctccttcctgtcaggcaccaagCGCTTCTCCCTTTTGAACTTGGATGAAGAGTTCCTCAGAAAGGCAGTCACAGAGGCAGGCTTTGTCTTTGAGGACCTCGAAGTCCTACACCGAGATTATGATAAAGTTATGTTTGATATCTGTGATCATTGTTCTAGCATTTTCTTTCTTGCCCGCAAAGTCAAAGAAGTTCAATAA